The sequence AAGAGGATACAGATGATTACCTTATAATCGGAAGAGGTTCGGGATACATATTCGAAAATCCATTTGACGATGATATATTGGATGATTTGCTGGATATGGTGAGTAGTGATACCTATGCATTGCATGGAGTGCTAACTAAAACGGAAAAGGGAAGAGAAGTTTTAGAGTCTGCAGTAACGATTGTGTATATTCATACACTTAAGTTAAAAGAAGAATATCGCGGGAAAGGAATCGGTCTTAAAACGATGAAATTTGTTGTCGACCAATTCGCCTGTGGACTTAATCTTATTCTGCTCCATCCAGCACCGTTGGGCATGTGTGTGGGTGAAGAAGGACGTGATATTGCCATAAAGAAATTAGAAGAGCATTGGAGTAAAATCGGCTTTCAGAGACTTGGGACAAGTAATGTATACTACCTTTTCTGAGGGCTGCGGGTACTCTACAGGTAACAGTCATCTGGGCCACTTTTGGTGAAAAACCACAATTAGAATACCTGTTCCACACCCGAAGTATTATCCCCTCTGACTCCAACATCTACTCAAAGTTGAAAGTCACTATGCCTGATGATCTTATTACTGTCGTGGAAGAATCCGAGGACGTGGACAGCACCATCATCTCCCGGGTGCGCCTGGAGATACTCTGGGCGCTCTCCGAGCTCGGCGAGGATGGGGCCACCGCACGGCAGCTCAAGGCCGGGCTGAACCTGGGCGACGGCGTGCTCTACGCAAACCTCAAAAAACTTGTCGAGATGGGATACCTCCGCTCTGAGAAAGTAACGCTTGAAGGGAAGGAACTGGAGCTCTACGCCATCACCCCGGAAGGACTTCTTGAGTGGCGGCGTGTCCGGAGCTGGCTCTGCAAACTCCTGGGCTGCGAGGGTGATACCTGTGAACGATAGAAGCAAAGTCATTGCCTGCTTCCGGGAAGCGGGCTTCCGGATGGATAAAGACCGGTTCGAGCACCGGCTCATCGCCCAGAAGTTCGTCTACCTGATGAAACTCAAGGGCGTCGAATTCGCGTATCCATTTCGCCTCTACGTCCGGGGGCCCTACTCGCCGCTCCTTGCACGGGAGTACTACCAGCACGCCGACGAGTTTTCCCGGTGCGAGACGGAGAGCACACTTTCGCCTACCGAAGCTGAACACGTTGCAGAACTCACCGCTCTCTTCGACAAGAGCCCGTCCCTGCTTGAGATCGGGGCCACCTACGGGTACCTGGCCTACGAGATGCATCAACCGCCGCAGCAGGCGTACCGGACAGTCCGGAGAATGAAGTCCTTCTACTCAAATGAGCAGATCGTCAAGGGCGTCAACCGGGCGAAGCAGTTCCTCTTCGTCCCCACCGAAGAGGAGAAGGCGGCGCTCGACGCCGAGCTAGGGGAGTGGCAGCGGGCAGGCATCCGGTCGATGAGGCATTAGGATGCGTCGGAGCAGGGGCGATATCTGGTTCGTCGATCTGGCCGACGCACGGGGGCACGAACAGAGCGGGCTGCGGCCCGCCGTGGTGCTCGCCGTCTCTCACGGGGGGATGACAATCGTGGTCCCGCTCACGACGACCCCGGCGGCTTTTTCGTTCCCGCATACCCATGGCATCGAGAGGAGCTCACAGAACGGGCTCTCCTCCAATAGTGCGGCGCTGGTCTTCCAGATCGTTGCCCTCTCACAAGACCGTTTCGTCCGGAAGATCGGGCGATGCTCGGTCGAGGATATGGAAGCGATACGCGTTCTTTTGAAGGATCTGTTATTGCTGGAATAACTGGCAAACAAACTTGCTCCGGGAACGCTGAACAGCGTTCTCAAACAAGCTGGACTAACATGAGGAGAAAAATGATGTATCGATTCCTTGTTATCGTCGAGCAGACCGACGGTAACTACTCGGCATACTCCCCGGACCTTCCGGGGTGCGTGGCCACCGGAGCGACCCGTGAGGAAGCAGAGGAGCGGATGCACGAGGCAATCGAGCTCCACATCGCGGGACTCAGGGAGGATGGACTCCCAATTCCACCGTCACGGTCTTCAGCTATCTACGTAGCGGTCAGTAGAGGATAACCCCCTCCGGTCACCAACCTCATCTCCTGAATCACAATGGCTTCCTGGGGCGTGAGTGCCGGAAGTTTAGGTATGGGCTTCGACGGTGAGGGTGTATTCCAGAAGTCCTTCCTCGGTGGGAATCTCCTCGCCCTTCTCCTGGAGGTCTTCGATGTAAACCTCGATGGCCTCCCGTGCCATCGCTATCGCCTCATCGACGGTCTCTCCGAAGGTGACGCAGCCGGGAAGCGTTGGCACAGTGACGGTATACCCGCCTTCCGGCTCTCTCCGGAGGAGGATACGGTAATTCAGGCTTCTCGTCATATCGCACCCCTGCTTGTGATGATACGTCACCCGATGAGGTATAAAGGGTATCCGTGCGGGTGACACCCAGGGGTAGGATCATTTTTGACTCGACAAGAAAGCATATGAAGAATCGAAGCGAGCAGGTTGTATGGCAAAGAACCAGCGTGCGGATGTTAAGAACCCCAACACCCCTTCACACAAAGCTGCAGTGGACAACAGGGCAAATCAACTCAACCCGAACAATAGAGCCATGAAATCCGGCAGAGAGGAGAAGTGAATTCCTGAAAAACGTCTTACCTTTCCCGGAATCAATTTACAACAGATAATTCAAACCCATTTTGGTAAAGTCTTCATCACCGATGGAGGCTCGGCAATCTCGAACAGGGTGCTCATCGAGGAGTGGCATTCACTGAAAAAGAGCAGTACGGCGGTTCTGGTACATTTCGCCCGACCCTTAGAGTCCATATTTTCGTGAAATCTCAATGTATCGGGCAATATGATAATAACTGGCTGAATTTTTCTGGTAACTATGCAAATCTCTTGTATCAAACCATTCTTGGTATACACCCTCAAATGATGCTCCATCACAGATGGGGATTAACTCAGGAATGGACTTAAGTTGGATGAAAGGAAACCCATACTGTTTAGAATTTACGTAATAGATTTGATCGTCAGTTACCAGGTTAACTCCCGTTGTTTCAACAAACGCGTATTCTGTATGGCGATAGCCATATTCAGGGGGGCATTTAATCCCGACGGTCATGTGGTTTTCTTCATCAAAACGGAACAATGCAACCCCCAGGCCCAACTCCTTCAGGAGGAATGCTAGTAATAGAGACTTTTCAGAACAGATCCCTTTGTTATCGTAGATGACCTCGTATGGAAATCGAATGGGGCATTCCGGGTCGTATCTGAGATCGTACCTTACTTTGATGTCATCGTATGGGATACGTTGAACGATGTTGATCGCGATTCTCGCCATGTCATCGATACTATCTGCTCCCTGCATGATCTGAAAGATGAGTTCGTCGAGGTATCGTCGTTGGAGAGAGTCATATAGGTAGTCTTGGTATGATCCTGGTCTATCGTAGTATCCTTTGTTCGCAAAATATGCTTTGACTTGTTTATAGACTCCTATTTGAATCTTATACCCGATTCCATTGAGGGTATAGTAGATAGCCCGGAGTTCCGCCCGTAGATCTTCATCCTCTGTCATACTCATTATAGCAAATATCGGGTATCGCTTACCATCTGCGATTCTTCTTGGGTTCAACCCACCTCTTCACCTTGCCACATCGAAGACATTTCTGCTTCATATCAACCACATTGGAAGAGAATTGGTTGTAGCCGTGTGCTCTTCCCCACTTGTGGATGCCCACCCGACACAGAATCCTACCAAACCCACTCATTTTCCCAGTCCCGGCCGTCTGTTCATCCGACCATCTTCGAAAACGAAGAAACTTGATTTATATATTGTCTCCCAAAAATGAATTAAATGAGAAAACGGGAATATTATGAATCTTTGAAGACCGTGTTTTCTCATCGCATTCACTTACAGGTGTAAATGTTTCCAAACATTATAAATATTCTAATTTTCGATCGCAACCGCTGCTGATCGCCACGTCATTCATCACCCCCCATATTTCCATCCAGACCTTTGAGACAGAAGCAGCACGTGCGGTCATTCCCACGGAGAACCTCTGGCTGGAAATGGGATGCGCCGGAGCAGGGGCGATATCTGGTTCGTCGACCATCGCTGTTAATCGTCATTTCCTTTATTCTTCCCACCCGGTGTCATGATATGTAACGACACAATGGGATGACCGTTGTTTAAGATGCCCCTGCGGTCAAACAAAAATTGCTATATAACAAAAACGTAA is a genomic window of Methanoculleus bourgensis MS2 containing:
- a CDS encoding type II toxin-antitoxin system PemK/MazF family toxin, whose product is MRRSRGDIWFVDLADARGHEQSGLRPAVVLAVSHGGMTIVVPLTTTPAAFSFPHTHGIERSSQNGLSSNSAALVFQIVALSQDRFVRKIGRCSVEDMEAIRVLLKDLLLLE
- a CDS encoding type II toxin-antitoxin system HicB family antitoxin; this encodes MTRSLNYRILLRREPEGGYTVTVPTLPGCVTFGETVDEAIAMAREAIEVYIEDLQEKGEEIPTEEGLLEYTLTVEAHT
- a CDS encoding transcriptional regulator; translation: MPDDLITVVEESEDVDSTIISRVRLEILWALSELGEDGATARQLKAGLNLGDGVLYANLKKLVEMGYLRSEKVTLEGKELELYAITPEGLLEWRRVRSWLCKLLGCEGDTCER
- a CDS encoding type II toxin-antitoxin system HicB family antitoxin, giving the protein MYRFLVIVEQTDGNYSAYSPDLPGCVATGATREEAEERMHEAIELHIAGLREDGLPIPPSRSSAIYVAVSRG